A window from Kovacikia minuta CCNUW1 encodes these proteins:
- a CDS encoding 3D domain-containing protein: MAFVTTNRVFLVAFSWLIAIGFWAEPSSQAEARTGIRRTGSWLQIDAPNPNSAKPINLWATYYYVHRAQAIPNGQPLLDLDGNRLGPTLSSRDWCYAALQGTVLVEDGRSRPLTYNFAGRGPQPQADCSPYFSSLSWGTLDKVNRVRFVVATAPYGHGTGGLNLVPYRTIAVDRSQIAIGSVLFIPAARGMRIILPTGEQAIHDGYFFAGDVGSAIHGNHIDVFVGIAERNPFPFIASRSSGTFQAYLVQDPEITQVLWGLHQGR; this comes from the coding sequence ATGGCTTTTGTAACAACCAATCGGGTTTTCCTGGTAGCTTTTTCCTGGCTGATTGCGATCGGCTTTTGGGCTGAGCCGTCATCCCAGGCAGAGGCTCGCACGGGTATTCGGCGAACCGGAAGCTGGTTGCAAATTGACGCGCCAAATCCCAACTCAGCCAAACCGATTAACCTGTGGGCAACCTACTATTATGTTCACCGGGCACAAGCGATTCCCAATGGGCAACCGTTACTTGACCTGGATGGAAATCGGCTTGGCCCCACCCTATCTAGCCGAGATTGGTGTTATGCGGCGTTGCAGGGGACTGTCTTGGTTGAAGATGGTCGATCGCGTCCTCTGACCTACAACTTTGCGGGGCGAGGCCCCCAGCCTCAAGCGGATTGTTCGCCCTATTTTTCCAGCCTTTCCTGGGGAACGTTGGATAAGGTCAACCGGGTTCGCTTTGTCGTAGCGACCGCGCCCTACGGACATGGCACAGGGGGCTTAAATCTGGTTCCCTACCGCACGATCGCCGTTGATCGCAGCCAAATTGCGATCGGCTCGGTTCTCTTCATCCCTGCTGCCAGGGGAATGCGGATCATTTTGCCGACCGGAGAACAGGCCATCCACGACGGCTACTTTTTTGCAGGGGATGTGGGCAGTGCCATCCACGGGAACCACATCGATGTCTTCGTTGGCATCGCTGAACGCAACCCCTTTCCCTTCATTGCCAGCCGTTCCAGTGGCACCTTTCAAGCCTATCTTGTTCAAGATCCTGAAATCACTCAAGTCCTCTGGGGTCTGCACCAAGGCAGGTAA
- a CDS encoding mechanosensitive ion channel family protein: MPRSSNYRTIPVWLHLQVWLIRLVTIALVLLLVAPVYAQESDLAGNSVDGYPVVLDGEVLFRVKQGVPGLASAEERAKIINQRLLTAANNSEIAPNEIRADALGKTPVIKIGDAPLLTIDPRDRSSDEPLPVMADKLVQKLRSKVQEYRQSRSVEQTVRGILFAVLSTVALIIFTIAVQRTAHRLLVRIQAARRADALDVRLQDTQFLDSDATGFLLKGLVKLFRLVLILGSLYLYIPFILSQFPATRRLGQSIFNDIAYRSNGMIQAFVQYLPNFVMVVIIGFFTYYVIQFVKLVLRGLARDNAYPWFYPEWTQPTTRLATFLILAIAAVIAAPFLPGFGSPAFQGISLFVGALFTLGSSSAVANAISGIILIYTRAFRLGDLIRIGDVVGQVIEKSLFVTRIMTFKNEINTIPNAVILGTQVTNYNAAARDENQYLVLYTTITLGYDVPWRKIHEVMIKAAIDVPGIVSEPPPFVLQTALNDFNVSYELNAHTDRPELMPQIYSKLHQNLQDYCNQADIEILSPGYTSIRDGNHTTIPADYLPDNYRSPAFQIQSHNGQPQSISERVRNE; this comes from the coding sequence ATGCCTCGAAGTTCAAATTACCGTACTATTCCAGTTTGGTTGCACCTGCAAGTCTGGTTGATCCGGTTGGTGACGATCGCCCTTGTGCTCCTTCTAGTAGCCCCGGTTTATGCCCAGGAAAGTGATCTGGCAGGCAATTCGGTGGATGGGTATCCGGTGGTTTTGGATGGAGAGGTTTTGTTTCGGGTTAAGCAAGGAGTGCCTGGGTTGGCATCGGCGGAAGAACGGGCAAAAATTATTAATCAACGATTACTAACAGCCGCTAATAATTCCGAGATCGCACCCAATGAAATTCGTGCGGATGCATTGGGAAAAACACCTGTGATTAAGATTGGAGATGCGCCTCTATTGACCATTGATCCGCGCGATCGAAGCAGTGACGAACCGCTTCCCGTAATGGCCGATAAACTGGTTCAGAAACTGCGATCGAAGGTGCAGGAATATCGGCAGTCACGCAGCGTTGAACAAACTGTGCGCGGAATTCTGTTTGCCGTATTAAGTACGGTTGCGCTGATTATTTTCACGATCGCAGTGCAACGAACTGCCCATCGTTTGCTGGTCAGAATCCAAGCTGCACGACGGGCGGATGCCCTGGATGTGCGATTGCAAGATACGCAATTCCTGGATTCCGATGCCACAGGCTTCCTGTTGAAAGGTCTGGTTAAATTGTTCCGGTTAGTTCTAATTCTGGGCAGTTTGTATCTTTACATCCCGTTTATTTTGAGCCAGTTTCCCGCAACAAGGAGACTGGGGCAATCCATTTTTAACGATATTGCCTATCGAAGTAACGGAATGATTCAAGCCTTTGTGCAATACCTGCCTAATTTCGTCATGGTCGTTATCATTGGCTTTTTCACCTATTACGTCATTCAGTTTGTCAAATTGGTGCTGCGGGGTTTAGCAAGGGATAATGCCTACCCCTGGTTTTACCCAGAATGGACTCAGCCAACCACCCGTCTGGCAACCTTTTTAATTTTGGCGATCGCAGCTGTAATTGCCGCCCCTTTTCTGCCAGGTTTCGGTTCTCCAGCATTTCAGGGAATTTCGCTGTTTGTTGGGGCACTCTTCACCCTGGGGTCGTCCTCTGCGGTTGCTAACGCCATTTCGGGAATTATTCTGATCTACACCCGTGCATTTCGATTAGGTGACCTGATCCGAATTGGTGATGTTGTGGGTCAGGTGATCGAAAAATCATTATTTGTGACGCGCATTATGACCTTCAAAAATGAGATCAATACGATCCCAAATGCAGTTATATTAGGCACTCAAGTCACCAACTACAATGCGGCAGCACGGGATGAAAATCAGTATTTAGTGCTGTATACAACCATTACACTGGGGTATGACGTTCCCTGGCGCAAAATCCATGAGGTCATGATCAAAGCCGCGATCGATGTGCCGGGAATTGTGTCTGAACCGCCTCCGTTTGTCCTGCAAACTGCTTTAAATGATTTCAATGTCAGCTATGAGTTAAATGCCCACACCGATCGTCCGGAGCTAATGCCTCAGATTTACTCCAAACTGCATCAGAATCTTCAGGACTATTGTAATCAGGCAGATATTGAGATTCTGTCCCCTGGCTACACCTCAATTCGAGATGGCAACCATACCACAATCCCAGCAGATTATTTACCAGATAATTACCGTTCTCCAGCGTTTCAAATTCAAAGCCACAATGGACAACCGCAATCAATTTCAGAACGAGTTCGGAATGAGTGA
- a CDS encoding alpha/beta hydrolase — protein sequence MTLMQRLKPVLVICGLTLPVAIAPIGDAAPTTVSAPPVPQLNWQPCTDPDQKGFQCATAKVPLDYRNPRGESIQLAVIKHPATDRSRRIGSLFLNPGGPGGAGTEDLPAWFSLFPAELQQRFDIISFDPRGIGNSTAVQCFANEEEGKRFFTQLPQGFPVGDKEIRAWIRGYERLGQLCQQKSGKLLAHVSTVEVAKDMDLLRRAVGSPMLNYVGLSYGTYLGAVYANLFPNRVKAMVLDGNIDPSGAWNNGGKGDTRLSISLRIGSDVGSAKTLKAFLDLCGQASRDRCAFSAGSAQATQAKFTALLEKLRKQPVTLNGKTFTYAVFLYALSADLFVVKNFGGFKGWASAAELLQKVWEAPAATSSDPATIPLIAPDVGFFSVGCADTPNPRNPEAYRQLAAVTSARAGAIGLNAVWGDLACSTWPAVSANRYTGPWNRPAANPILVIGNTFDPSTPYEGSIAMARDLARARLLTIDGFGHTVFLNPSQCANQYITNYFIKGQLPPEGARCKQDYQPFTPI from the coding sequence ATGACTCTCATGCAACGTCTAAAACCTGTTCTGGTGATTTGCGGATTGACGCTTCCCGTTGCGATCGCACCCATTGGCGACGCTGCCCCTACAACGGTATCGGCACCCCCTGTGCCCCAACTAAACTGGCAACCCTGCACCGATCCTGACCAGAAGGGGTTTCAATGTGCTACGGCTAAGGTTCCGCTTGACTATCGAAATCCAAGAGGGGAATCGATTCAGCTTGCGGTCATCAAACATCCCGCTACCGATCGAAGCCGCCGAATTGGCTCCCTTTTTCTAAATCCGGGTGGTCCTGGAGGCGCAGGCACAGAGGATCTGCCGGCTTGGTTTAGCCTATTCCCAGCTGAGTTACAGCAACGCTTTGACATCATTAGCTTTGACCCCCGTGGTATTGGCAACAGTACGGCTGTGCAATGTTTTGCCAATGAGGAGGAAGGAAAGCGCTTTTTCACCCAACTACCCCAAGGATTTCCGGTCGGGGACAAGGAGATTAGAGCCTGGATACGCGGGTATGAACGTCTGGGTCAGTTATGTCAACAGAAGAGTGGTAAATTATTGGCGCATGTTTCGACAGTTGAGGTAGCAAAAGACATGGATTTGCTGCGTCGCGCCGTTGGGTCTCCGATGTTGAACTATGTTGGGTTGTCCTATGGCACTTACTTAGGGGCAGTCTATGCCAATCTGTTTCCTAATCGGGTAAAGGCAATGGTGCTGGACGGGAATATTGACCCATCCGGTGCCTGGAACAATGGGGGTAAGGGGGATACTCGCCTCAGTATCTCGTTACGGATCGGCTCGGACGTGGGTAGTGCGAAGACATTGAAAGCCTTTCTGGATCTTTGTGGGCAAGCCTCCCGCGATCGCTGTGCCTTCTCCGCTGGCAGTGCCCAGGCAACCCAGGCAAAATTCACTGCCTTGCTAGAAAAGTTACGCAAACAACCCGTGACCCTCAATGGTAAAACGTTCACCTATGCGGTGTTTTTATATGCCCTCAGCGCAGATCTCTTTGTGGTAAAGAATTTTGGTGGGTTCAAGGGGTGGGCAAGTGCTGCTGAACTACTCCAGAAGGTGTGGGAGGCTCCAGCGGCAACCTCGTCCGATCCTGCAACCATTCCCCTCATCGCACCTGATGTTGGTTTCTTTTCGGTGGGCTGTGCTGATACCCCCAACCCACGCAATCCGGAGGCTTACCGTCAACTAGCTGCTGTAACCTCTGCACGTGCTGGTGCCATTGGGCTTAATGCCGTCTGGGGAGACCTGGCTTGTTCTACGTGGCCAGCGGTGTCCGCAAACCGTTACACGGGGCCGTGGAACCGCCCGGCTGCCAATCCCATCCTGGTGATCGGAAATACCTTCGATCCATCTACACCCTACGAAGGGTCGATCGCAATGGCTCGTGACCTTGCCCGTGCCCGGTTGTTGACGATTGATGGCTTTGGCCATACCGTCTTCTTGAATCCCAGCCAATGCGCCAATCAGTACATCACGAACTACTTCATCAAGGGTCAGTTACCGCCAGAGGGAGCGAGATGCAAACAGGATTATCAACCTTTTACCCCAATCTAG
- a CDS encoding universal stress protein, with amino-acid sequence MAPPLLRWTLSKVAIGEEEAQRLQQEEQASRSFIKNIHRVLMPTRGGANVQLAAQLVGYLAQQNELEITALYATSNIKPGLKQKTTAAIKDTAFEEAFSAIAETLQLPGKETLQTKVETGNSKVEVILKEASRGYDLIVMGASEQRTRDSLFNLLVDRVVQEAPCATLVVKSNLSDRQGNFRLIDVHPIRHILVPTVGSEYSKNAVEIASTIAAQTGALVTLIHVINLPQVGYALYDHQTLAPAREMAQQIVEHQTEIGRLLGATVECKILEGNSPEKTILTFTRQEQVDLIVLGSSVRLATGRVFFGHRVDAILNRANCPVAVISAT; translated from the coding sequence ATGGCACCTCCCTTATTGCGTTGGACCCTTTCCAAAGTTGCGATCGGTGAGGAGGAAGCACAGCGGCTGCAACAGGAAGAGCAAGCAAGTCGCAGCTTTATTAAAAACATTCATCGGGTTCTCATGCCAACACGAGGGGGAGCGAATGTCCAACTGGCAGCGCAACTGGTCGGTTATCTGGCGCAGCAGAATGAGCTTGAAATTACGGCACTCTACGCCACGAGTAACATCAAACCCGGTCTCAAACAGAAAACAACCGCTGCGATTAAAGACACAGCCTTTGAAGAAGCCTTTAGCGCGATCGCTGAAACGTTACAGCTACCTGGCAAAGAAACCCTGCAAACCAAGGTAGAAACTGGAAACAGCAAGGTGGAAGTTATTCTAAAGGAAGCCAGTAGAGGGTATGACCTGATTGTGATGGGCGCAAGTGAACAACGGACGAGGGATTCCTTGTTTAATTTGCTGGTGGATCGGGTCGTTCAGGAAGCACCCTGCGCCACATTGGTCGTCAAGTCAAATCTTTCCGATCGCCAGGGAAACTTTCGGCTGATTGATGTCCACCCCATTCGTCATATTCTGGTTCCTACCGTTGGCTCAGAATACAGCAAAAATGCCGTCGAAATTGCCAGTACCATTGCCGCCCAAACCGGAGCACTGGTTACCCTAATTCACGTGATTAACCTGCCGCAGGTTGGATACGCCCTTTACGACCATCAAACCCTTGCCCCAGCCAGAGAAATGGCTCAACAGATAGTCGAACATCAAACCGAGATAGGACGGCTTTTAGGGGCAACGGTGGAATGTAAGATTTTGGAAGGAAACAGTCCAGAAAAAACCATTCTCACCTTTACCAGACAAGAGCAGGTTGATCTCATCGTGTTGGGAAGTTCGGTTCGGTTGGCAACGGGACGGGTTTTCTTTGGTCATCGAGTGGATGCTATTTTGAATCGAGCAAATTGCCCAGTTGCCGTAATCAGCGCAACATAG
- a CDS encoding cation:proton antiporter gives MNLSIPLVQPLLAAAAASGQGIIKPLGHHELLLLLLQLALLLFMARGLGEFMRRIDLPPVVGELLAGVLLGPSLFGLILPDLQAHIFPKSQTQSDLLSVVSWLGVLFLLIVTGIETDLNLIVRKGRTALLISLGGIVVPFVTGLGLGWLIPENFLANPSQRLVFCLFIATAMSISAVPVIAKVLMDLKLIRRDIGQVTLAAGMADDTIGWILLSVVSGLATSGQFNVNTVVSAVSGAIIFLGVALTLGRTVVDKILRWVDDTIGGATAALSIVLILALSAAALTHSLGIEAALGAFVLGILAGQSRRFSREAGHTLEIITAGFLAPIFFAAAGLKVNLLQLLEPQTFIVGMLVLAVACFGKFIGAYLGSRVGGLGHWEGLAMGAGMNARGAMEIIVATIGLSLGVLGPQMYSIMRHGGDRNVSHGTSLIALDPFQSCDR, from the coding sequence ATGAACCTTTCTATTCCATTGGTACAGCCGCTCCTTGCTGCGGCAGCAGCTTCTGGGCAGGGAATTATTAAACCACTGGGTCACCATGAACTGCTGCTACTGTTACTGCAACTGGCGTTACTCCTTTTTATGGCACGAGGACTGGGAGAATTTATGCGCCGGATTGATCTCCCTCCTGTTGTGGGGGAGTTGTTAGCGGGAGTTTTGCTCGGTCCATCGTTATTCGGTTTAATTCTTCCCGATCTGCAAGCTCATATCTTTCCTAAGAGCCAAACTCAGTCCGATCTGCTATCAGTTGTCTCCTGGCTAGGAGTCCTGTTTTTGTTAATTGTCACCGGGATCGAAACAGACCTTAATTTAATTGTGCGGAAGGGGCGAACCGCACTCCTGATCTCGTTGGGTGGGATTGTTGTGCCCTTTGTAACGGGACTTGGATTGGGTTGGTTGATTCCAGAAAACTTTTTGGCAAACCCATCTCAACGACTGGTCTTTTGTCTATTTATTGCGACTGCCATGAGCATTTCCGCAGTCCCAGTGATTGCCAAGGTGTTAATGGATCTGAAATTAATTCGGCGCGATATTGGTCAGGTGACCCTGGCAGCGGGAATGGCGGATGACACGATCGGGTGGATTCTGCTCTCAGTTGTCTCTGGTTTGGCAACCAGTGGACAGTTTAATGTCAATACCGTTGTCAGTGCGGTTAGTGGTGCGATCATATTCTTGGGAGTGGCACTGACGCTGGGACGAACGGTCGTTGATAAGATTTTACGCTGGGTTGATGACACGATCGGGGGGGCAACCGCGGCATTATCAATTGTGCTCATCCTGGCATTGTCAGCCGCAGCTCTGACCCACAGTTTAGGCATCGAAGCCGCATTAGGAGCCTTTGTGCTGGGGATTCTGGCGGGGCAGTCGCGGCGCTTTAGCCGAGAAGCGGGACATACGCTGGAAATTATCACCGCAGGTTTTTTAGCGCCTATCTTCTTTGCGGCGGCGGGTCTCAAGGTGAACTTGCTCCAACTGCTGGAACCACAAACCTTTATTGTTGGCATGCTTGTTTTGGCTGTTGCTTGTTTTGGCAAGTTTATCGGTGCTTACCTGGGTTCTCGCGTCGGTGGGCTTGGTCACTGGGAAGGGCTGGCAATGGGAGCGGGGATGAATGCCCGGGGCGCGATGGAAATCATTGTTGCTACGATCGGGTTGTCTCTGGGGGTTCTGGGACCCCAAATGTATTCGATCATGCGTCATGGTGGCGATCGTAACGTCTCTCATGGCACCTCCCTTATTGCGTTGGACCCTTTCCAAAGTTGCGATCGGTGA
- a CDS encoding IS110 family RNA-guided transposase → MSSSSPVVDAVLGLDIGKTRIHGVLLCGTQALRRKAVANTVAGHQELLAWLSQQRFTQLHACLEATSTYGHAIAKQLHHAGYGVTIANPQAVHAYAQSRLSRTKTDAADARLIAEYCRDLKPELWQPPAPEVEVLQNLMRRVQALEQMIGQETNRLETAPPELVSEINTHITFMEDQLKALRDKIRTHIDQFPGLKRQHELLDSIPGIGPHTAALILAEIGSWQHFASARQLAAYAGLTPQEKTSGTSIHGKPRLCKLGNARLRKALFLPALCLLRWSKPIQAWRAQLLQRHKTKRQVVGAVMHKLIRWIYGVLHANKPFDAQVCFPTSST, encoded by the coding sequence ATGTCATCGTCGTCCCCTGTCGTTGATGCTGTATTGGGTTTAGACATTGGCAAAACACGGATTCATGGGGTGTTGCTCTGTGGCACCCAAGCGCTTCGACGCAAAGCGGTCGCCAACACAGTTGCTGGGCACCAAGAATTGCTCGCTTGGTTGAGCCAGCAACGCTTTACCCAGTTACATGCCTGTCTCGAAGCCACCAGCACCTATGGGCATGCCATCGCCAAGCAGTTGCATCACGCCGGGTATGGCGTGACGATTGCCAATCCCCAAGCGGTCCATGCTTATGCCCAGAGTCGCTTGAGTCGCACCAAGACCGATGCGGCTGATGCTCGCTTAATTGCCGAATACTGCCGTGACCTGAAGCCTGAGCTTTGGCAACCACCGGCCCCTGAGGTGGAAGTGTTGCAAAATCTGATGCGACGGGTGCAGGCCCTCGAGCAGATGATTGGACAGGAAACCAATCGCCTCGAAACGGCTCCCCCTGAGTTGGTAAGCGAGATTAATACTCACATCACCTTTATGGAAGACCAACTCAAAGCCTTGCGAGACAAGATTCGAACCCATATCGACCAATTCCCCGGTCTCAAACGGCAACACGAATTGCTCGATTCGATTCCTGGTATTGGTCCTCACACCGCGGCCCTGATTCTCGCAGAAATCGGCAGTTGGCAGCACTTTGCTTCGGCTCGGCAGTTGGCGGCTTACGCCGGACTCACGCCCCAGGAAAAAACCTCTGGCACATCGATTCACGGCAAGCCCAGGCTGTGCAAACTTGGTAATGCCCGCTTACGCAAAGCCCTGTTTCTCCCAGCCCTGTGCCTTTTACGCTGGAGCAAGCCGATTCAAGCTTGGCGCGCACAACTCCTCCAGCGCCACAAAACTAAGCGTCAAGTCGTCGGGGCCGTGATGCATAAGCTGATTCGCTGGATTTACGGGGTTCTGCACGCCAATAAACCTTTTGACGCCCAGGTCTGCTTCCCGACCTCATCGACTTGA
- a CDS encoding acyl-CoA dehydrogenase family protein: MDMNFRRHRLPIAPRLNISASFPESNHLPLTHLNFPGEPEMLELTAPSTTPLEATNWLKQVEQLGLRFAERAAAADADDHFVSENFADLKSHEFIAAGVPRELGGGGASQIELSNILRELAKYCGSTALAYSMHTHQVATAAWRWHHQQAPVDGLLKRIAAEQIILVSSGGSDWLPSSGTAVRVEGGFRINARKAFASGAPIGDLLMTSAVYEDPDAGATVLHFGVPMGAAGVTLEPTWQTLGMRGTGSHDIVLSDVFVPDAGVSLKREQGKWHLLFHIIAMVAMPLIYSVYVGVAEAARDRAIQQANHRRHDDHLQYLVGGLENELTAAKLALQHMLTTAATNQPGFNTTNQVMIGRTLAAQSVLKVADLAMEIAGGKAFYRSFELERLFRDAQAARYHPLQEGPQRRLTGQLALGCEID, encoded by the coding sequence ATGGATATGAATTTTCGCCGTCATCGCCTCCCGATCGCTCCACGTCTCAACATCTCTGCGTCTTTCCCTGAATCGAACCATTTACCACTTACCCACCTTAACTTTCCAGGAGAACCAGAAATGTTGGAATTAACAGCCCCCTCTACCACCCCATTAGAGGCAACGAATTGGTTAAAACAGGTCGAGCAGTTGGGGCTTCGCTTTGCTGAGCGGGCAGCCGCAGCAGATGCGGACGATCACTTCGTGAGTGAAAATTTTGCAGACTTAAAATCCCACGAATTTATTGCGGCTGGAGTACCGCGTGAATTGGGGGGTGGAGGAGCCAGTCAGATAGAACTGTCCAACATCTTGCGAGAATTAGCGAAATACTGTGGCTCAACAGCGCTGGCATACTCCATGCACACCCACCAAGTAGCAACGGCGGCATGGCGTTGGCACCACCAGCAGGCTCCTGTTGACGGGTTGCTGAAACGAATTGCGGCTGAACAAATCATTCTGGTTAGCAGTGGTGGCTCGGACTGGTTGCCGAGTTCTGGTACAGCTGTACGAGTGGAGGGGGGCTTTCGCATCAATGCCCGAAAAGCCTTTGCCAGTGGTGCCCCGATTGGGGATTTGCTGATGACCAGCGCCGTATATGAAGACCCCGATGCAGGCGCAACGGTGCTTCATTTTGGTGTACCAATGGGTGCAGCAGGAGTCACCCTTGAACCGACCTGGCAAACGCTGGGAATGCGCGGAACCGGGTCGCATGACATTGTGCTGTCCGATGTGTTCGTTCCCGATGCTGGAGTCAGTCTGAAGCGGGAGCAGGGCAAGTGGCATTTGCTATTTCACATTATTGCGATGGTGGCGATGCCGCTGATTTATTCAGTTTATGTGGGAGTTGCGGAGGCAGCCCGCGATCGTGCCATCCAGCAAGCTAACCATCGTCGGCATGACGACCATCTCCAATATTTAGTAGGTGGTCTCGAAAACGAATTAACTGCTGCCAAACTGGCACTCCAGCACATGTTGACAACTGCTGCTACCAACCAACCCGGCTTTAACACCACCAACCAGGTAATGATAGGACGCACTCTGGCTGCCCAATCCGTTCTCAAAGTGGCTGACCTGGCAATGGAAATTGCTGGTGGAAAGGCGTTTTACCGCTCCTTCGAATTAGAACGGTTATTTCGAGATGCCCAGGCAGCCCGTTACCACCCCCTCCAGGAAGGTCCCCAACGCAGACTTACAGGACAATTAGCCCTGGGATGTGAAATTGATTAA
- a CDS encoding adenylate/guanylate cyclase domain-containing protein, translated as MKSELRLEPSQPWYGSIGSRLWLVIGGPVFAQLLGSAFNIWYNFAYVQPLLSPAQLATFWHTVKVFNLLFYPAGVGLWVWVGLSLQQPCHQLEANQPIAPERLLQARQRVINLPWWGTFIAGSIWLLCIPIFLLALAQAPGELNPRLFSDLPISFVISALIATTHSFFIVELLSQRLLYPILFREARPDKIPGAFPLSLRWRGIFLAFCGGVCPIASLLLLTLAPHATETRDSWFAIAVGGLGIAFSLSSAWMVGQLVVEPIKEIQQVATAVAEGNLNVRIGLLRADEFGPLIHDFNHMIEELQEKQILQETFGRHVGEQAAIKILQRDPSLGGIEQELTVMFADLRNFTQRCTLEPPEKIVSMLNLFLKDMVEIVEQRHGGMVNKFLGDGFMALFGIGEHPVHHSVQAVAAAQDMLEKLREINADLENKGRSPLKMGIGIHTGVAVVGSIGSNRRLEYTAIGDTVNVAARVEALTKQVGETLLLTAATRQALPLDILTEQLPPQWVKGQPSPLNIYRIQLL; from the coding sequence ATGAAATCCGAGCTGAGACTGGAACCTTCACAGCCCTGGTATGGCTCGATCGGAAGTCGATTGTGGTTAGTGATCGGTGGACCTGTGTTTGCCCAATTATTGGGGAGCGCGTTTAACATCTGGTACAACTTTGCCTACGTTCAACCGCTGCTGAGTCCAGCACAACTGGCAACGTTTTGGCATACGGTCAAGGTGTTTAACCTGCTCTTTTACCCGGCTGGCGTGGGGCTTTGGGTTTGGGTTGGGTTATCGTTACAGCAGCCCTGTCACCAGCTCGAAGCGAATCAACCGATCGCCCCAGAACGTTTGCTGCAAGCCAGACAACGGGTCATCAACTTACCCTGGTGGGGAACGTTCATTGCCGGAAGCATTTGGCTCCTTTGTATTCCCATATTTTTGCTGGCCCTGGCTCAGGCTCCGGGAGAACTGAACCCTCGCCTATTTTCCGATCTGCCCATCTCTTTTGTCATCTCGGCTTTAATTGCAACTACGCACAGTTTCTTCATTGTTGAGCTATTAAGCCAACGCCTGCTCTATCCCATCCTGTTTCGGGAAGCCCGCCCCGACAAAATCCCCGGTGCGTTTCCGCTTTCGCTACGGTGGCGGGGCATTTTTTTGGCGTTTTGTGGGGGCGTCTGCCCGATCGCCTCACTCCTGTTGCTAACACTGGCTCCCCACGCCACTGAAACACGAGATTCCTGGTTTGCGATCGCCGTTGGCGGACTGGGCATCGCCTTTAGCCTGAGTAGTGCCTGGATGGTTGGGCAACTTGTGGTTGAACCAATTAAAGAAATCCAGCAGGTTGCAACTGCGGTTGCCGAAGGGAACCTGAATGTTCGCATCGGATTACTCCGAGCCGACGAGTTTGGTCCCCTGATCCATGATTTCAACCATATGATTGAGGAACTTCAGGAAAAACAAATCCTTCAGGAAACCTTCGGGCGGCATGTGGGGGAACAAGCAGCGATCAAAATTCTGCAACGCGATCCTAGCCTCGGCGGCATTGAACAGGAACTCACCGTCATGTTTGCCGATTTGCGGAACTTCACCCAACGCTGCACGCTCGAACCTCCCGAAAAAATCGTTTCCATGTTGAACCTCTTTTTGAAGGACATGGTGGAAATTGTTGAACAGCGGCACGGGGGCATGGTGAACAAATTCCTGGGAGATGGATTCATGGCGCTATTTGGAATTGGCGAACATCCTGTCCATCATTCTGTTCAGGCGGTTGCTGCGGCTCAGGATATGCTGGAAAAGCTGCGCGAAATCAACGCAGACCTGGAAAACAAGGGGCGTTCTCCATTGAAAATGGGGATTGGCATCCATACAGGCGTGGCAGTGGTTGGCAGCATTGGATCGAACCGTCGCCTGGAATACACCGCGATCGGAGATACAGTAAATGTGGCAGCACGGGTAGAAGCATTAACCAAGCAAGTCGGAGAAACCCTGTTGCTGACTGCGGCAACCCGTCAGGCACTTCCCCTCGATATTTTGACAGAGCAATTACCGCCCCAATGGGTTAAAGGTCAGCCAAGTCCTTTGAACATTTACCGGATACAGCTTCTATAA